Proteins co-encoded in one Chlamydiota bacterium genomic window:
- the rplO gene encoding 50S ribosomal protein L15 encodes MKLAEILSVNDSRKKMKRVGRGPGSGHGKTSCRGQKGQKARSGHGARIRPGFEGGQMPLYRRLPKRGFVSADKTEWSIVNVGQLNIFGEGTVVTPQLLESKGLVKNVRDGVKVLGEGELKIPLSLQVHAVSQSAREKIEKVKGKVELLSNK; translated from the coding sequence ATGAAGTTAGCAGAAATTTTAAGTGTCAATGACTCACGTAAAAAGATGAAAAGAGTTGGACGGGGTCCAGGCTCGGGTCATGGAAAAACAAGTTGCAGAGGGCAAAAAGGACAAAAGGCCCGCTCAGGTCATGGTGCGAGGATTCGCCCTGGTTTTGAAGGAGGTCAAATGCCTCTTTATCGACGACTTCCCAAGCGGGGTTTTGTGAGTGCTGATAAAACCGAGTGGTCTATTGTGAATGTGGGTCAGCTGAATATATTTGGGGAGGGGACTGTTGTGACCCCTCAGCTTTTAGAGTCAAAAGGTTTGGTTAAGAATGTGAGGGATGGAGTGAAGGTGTTAGGCGAGGGAGAATTAAAAATTCCATTATCTCTTCAAGTGCATGCCGTAAGTCAAAGTGCTCGAGAAAAGATTGAAAAAGTTAAGGGCAAAGTCGAACTCCTTTCAAATAAGTAA